ACTCTTTGATGTAATTCATCACCTTTTTCATGTTGGGTGTTTGTTAGAGTGAAAAAATATTTTGAAGCTGTTGAAAGGGTTTTTTCTTACTCATACATATCCGATGAACATAACTCTTATAAATGCCTGTACGATAATCAACATCAATATTCCTCCGCCCCAATACAGCACATCGTTTTCAATATTGTGATTACCTAAAGACCACTTTTTATAAATTACGACTGCACCAATAATTGCTAGACACGCCCCAATAACCAGTATCAGTCTTGAAAGATCACTGAAGGATATATTTATTCCCATATTGTCATCCAATAAAATCATAACAATACCGTATCTACAAATGCCGTTGCGATAATCAGAAACATGGCAGCTCCAATCCAGGCTATAACCTGAGCATCTATATGAATATGCCGCCTTCCGTTAATATTCCAAAGATTATAGACACGCAATGCCGCTACGAGGCCCAAAATGCTTGCGGTTGCATAACATAGCATTTTGAGATAGGGAAACGTCTGATTTGCAAAATCATTAGTCATATCATTTATGTTTCCTGAAGGCATTATATCCATAAAAATCATTGACGGCTATTTATATATTTTCTTATCTGGTTACCACTCGTGCTATATTTTCCGCACTTACGTCTTGTGGATCGCCGGAAATTATTTCCAGACCCAGATCCACTTGTAGTGTATTGCTACTTTTCGCTTGTTCCTGCGTACCGGTCTTAAATATTTGCCCTTTGGAGAAATCCGCTCTGTCCGTAATAACATTATTTCCCGTTACTACGATCGGAACAGTATTATCTTCTTCAAAAGATACCTCATGGGTATCTTCGTTTGGAGGATGCCTTTTAGTGAATCCAGCTTTAAGCAGGTCATAAGATATTACCAGAAGATAATACAGCCCGAGGGTAGAACCGGTATATGAAATAAACTTTAGGAAGGGCATTTTTTATAATTTAAAATTCTATTTATAAATCAAAGATATACTTTTAATTTATAATCAATACAATTTTAAATTATTTTTATAAACTATAATTCTATAATGTAGAATTGTTAGACTTCTACATTATGCATTCGGAGTTGAAAGAAGCAATTCAGGATTTTTGCAGGAAGGACTTACCCTTTTGAAAATCGTTCAATAAACTCAATCATGGAGTGTAAAGGAATATTAGGACTATGAAAAAAAGATGTCAAATATAATGAGGATTTATTTCAATAACTGTTTGTTTATAAATTAGCAAAACTCACAATTGACTGGACTCTTTTTGTACTGCTTTTAGAGCAGAGGCAATAACTTGATGCATATCATAATAACAATAATCTGCTAACCTGCCGCCTAAAATTAGGTTCTCTTTTTTATCAGCGAGTTCTCTGTATTTTTTATATAAAATATTATTTTTGTTATCATTAATTGGGTAAAAAGGTTCAGTTTCCTTAACATTTATAAAAGGTTGTGGATATTCCTGAGTTATTACCGTATGTTTTTGATCGCCAAATTCGAAGTGCTTATGCTCAATAATTCGAGTGTAGGGGATATGCCCCTCCGTATAATTAATTACAGCATTGCCTTGATAATTTGAAACATCAATTCTTTTATGTTCAAACTTTAGACTTCTATATTCCATTTTTCCTAACTTAAAGTCAAATAATTCATCCAACATACCTGTATAAACAATTTTTTCAGCTGTTTCATTATAAAGGGATTTGTGAGAAATATAATCCGTATTTAAACGAACCTCGATATTCTTTAAAAGAGTTTCGGTTAAGCGATTGTATCCCCCAACAGGAATACCTTGATACTTGTCATTGAAGTAGTTATTATCGTAAGTGAATCTTATTGGAATGCGCTTGATAATCTCAGGAGGCAGTTCGTTAGCCCTTTTTCCCCATTGTTTCTCAGTATATTCTTTTATAAAATATTGATAAATATCATTACCTACTAAAGATAGAGCCTGCTCTTCAAGATTGTGAGGGTACTTTATACTGGCTTCGTTTATTTGCTTCTCTACTTCGGCCTTCGCAGCCATTGGCGTTGTAACCCCCCAAAGTTGCTGAAATGTATTCATATTGAAAGGGAGGTTGTATAACCGCCCTTTATACATGGCAAGGGGGCTATTTATAAAGCTATTAAACGGAGCAAAAGAATTTACATATTTCCAGATTTTTTCGTTATTAGTATGAAAAATATGAGCACCATAGGCATGAACGTTGATTCCCTCCCAATCATGGCAGTAGGTATTTCCACCAATATGATTACGCCTATCAATTACTAAGCATTTTTTATTTCTCTTATACATCTCGTGGGCGAAAACTGAGCCGAATAAGCCGGCTCCGACAATTAAATAGTTATACTCTTTATTCTTGATAGAAAGTTGCATATAAATTCAATATAAGCTTTGATAATTCAATAACCTATAGCTCAAAGGGTGCAAAAAACGAAAAAACACGGGTGATTTATTTTGCGTCAACATGATGTAGCATTGCTAATCCGATTCCCGCCAATCCATCATTAAGAGTAATATTTTTTTCTATTAATATTTGTTGTTTATCTCTTACTATGCTCGAGATATTAATTGGAATTTTTCCATTAGAAGCTTCTATATCGAACAATAAATTATAAATATTTTTTTTAACAAACCTATTTACCAAATCTTCTTCATTGTTCTTTATATGATTTGCCGAATCATACAATCCATTTTTTGCACTTTCTTTAATATAAAAATCTGTTTTTATATTAGTCATGAGACAAAAATTATCATAATTGATATTTTTTAAGTGATTCAGTTTAAAATATTCTACTCTAATTCTATGTATTATCGAGTCTGCTTTTTGCTTATGTTTTTCTACCTGCCCTACATTAGTCAGAAAATATAATAAGAAATCTATGTAGTTTTCTGGCAAGTGAGAGGCGTAATGCATAGATTCATACACAGCAAGAACCTTATTTATCAAGGCTTCTTTTGTTGAACTATTTTTTCTTATTATCTTTAAAAGAAAAACACCGATATATGTGAGTTTCCTATGGTTTCTATACAAGTAATTAGAATTTATTAAAAGCAAGGATTTATGAATATTTGAAATCATTACTTTGAAATCATTAGCTATATATTTCTTTTTTATTAAATAAGAAACTCCAATGCTCATTTCTATTGAGTCTAGCAAATCAAATTTGTTCGCTTTAAGGTTTGCAAATAAATCTTTAATTATATCATTTGCATATTGATGATACAATTCGTTATTATAGCAACTGGCAAAGTTGTAGTAATAAATTGCAATACCCAACTTTCCCTCGAATAAACTATAAGAATTTACATTTTGAATATTTAATAACAAAGTATTTGAAATTGAATATAGTTCTTCTTTATAACCTTTTTTCATTATTTTTCTTAGTTTCTATTATTTGTTTAAAAAAATCAACTAACGCAGGAACATGATAATCAAAAGAAAACTTCATCCTATTATTTATTATATTGTTTGTAAGTTCATTGAGAAGTCGTTTATTTTTCAATTTGGCACTTAAGTCATTTGCGTTATCAAAAAGCACCCCAAAATTATATTTTTGAACAATATTTTGCATTGCCACTATGTGATTAGAATTATTCTTTTGAATAACTGGCAGGCCAGCCGCGGCTAAAGTAGAAAGGCGTGCGGGGATATTTAAATCATCCCAACTGGCGAGTTGAATATTGCCCTTGTTATTGCTGTTAAAACAATGCAACCACCCTATATCATATTGTGAAAGTTCAGAAACCCATTGACTGCTATTGCAATGAGGATGGATATGAAAATGTTCGGGAATTGTAGTTTTAATTTTGTCCATCACTCCTTGCCAATTTTCGTGATAACTTTCTGTATATACGTGAACATGTATATTATTTTTTGCCAAAATCAATAGATCGGATAGAGGCATGCCAATCATTCGCCCAGTAACAACCGTGTGTACTCCTCCCTTACAAGAAGATAATTTTTTAGAAAATCCCCCCGTAAAATAGTCAATTTTAGGAAGATCACCATCTAATATCATAATTTTAGATGTTTTTAGAATCGAAGTTGGCATGAACTGTTCAAACCAGCTTTTACTTTCCTCATTAATATATATTTTGCCATCGGAAAGGCTATATAAATTCAACAATTTTTCCCATTTACCAAGATCAATACATAATTTAGGGCCTTCCTTAAAATGCCAAACGAAAGGAATATTAGGAAAAGATTTCATGATCTCATATGCCAAATCAACAACGGCGAAATTTAATAGGGCATAAATAATATCGGGGGAAATTTTTTTTACTTGTTCTTTGTAATTATTAGGATTAATATGTTTTATATTCCCGAAAGGGAAAGGACCGATATTAGTATGCGAATAGGTTGGTCTATCTAACCATAAACCATATAAAGTATGTCCAGCTTCTTCTATTCCACATATTCTTTCAGGATTATATCCCAATTCTCCAACAATTAATATTTTTAAACCATTTTTTTTCGCTTTTCGTTTTACATTTATAAATTTTGAGAAGGAAATTTCTTCATTCACAAATTTATAGTTTGATACTCTTATTTTTAGTGGTGTTTTTACATGATAGAACCCTCTATAAAAATTAAGATTTCCGCCATACTTTTCCGACATGATTTTATGTCGTTGAAAGGGGTGAGACGTCCAGTAACAAGTTATTTTTTTTAAAGCATAAAAATTTCCCAAGGGAGTCAACTTATTCCAAAAAGTATAAAACAAATCTTCGGAAATAAATTCGGATCTTTCTACCCATCTATCTTTTGTTTTTTTGTGAGCTGTTTGTACCAATTGCAATGAGTAGCCCTTTCGAACGGTGAATGTTTCTGTATCATTGGTAGCTTTAAGAGAATCGTTCGTGTCGTATCTCATCCCAGTAAAGACAAGCACTGCATCAGACGATGTGTGGAATATTTTATAGAGTTCTTCTAAATGATTTTCAAAATAAAAATCGTCACTCGGTAGATAACTTATGTAGTCATACTTCGCGGAATCAAGTGCCTTGTTAATAGAGCACCCAAGTCCTATATTTTTTTTATTCTTTATATATCGAACGTTCTCAACATTTGCTAAAACGTCCTGAATGTAAAGTTCAGTATTATCTGTCGATCCATCATTTACTATGATTAGTTCCCATTTTTTAAATGCCTGATTTAATAAGCTATTCACGGCACGCATTAAAAATACGGACTGATTGTATGTTGGCATAATTACTGAAAACCCGTCCATTGATATTAATTTAATAATGTAATAATAAATTAAAAGTATTCTTTTTTCTTAAATATCTGCTTCAAACAGATATAATAAAAAATCACTTCATCTACATTTTTATTGTTTTCAGTTGTCTTGAAGGCTCATCACCTCATCAAAAGGAAAATAAGCGAGCCTCTTCTCTTAAAAACAGAAAACCTTTCTATATGCAAGAAACCCGAGAAGCCACTCATCGAGCAGCTTCCTTTAATTTCGCTAATTTCTAGCATAAAAAAGAAGGATTAAATAATTTATTCGTTTTAATCACTAACATTGCAGATAAAAAGAATTTATTGTTCTTGTTTGCAAAATAAGAGAAGCTATACTATGTTTAACCGACATTGAACTTAATTATTACAAACTTCTAATATCCATATCTACCTTTAACAATTTTTTCTTATTTTCGGTATTTAACAACAAAGCGATATGAAGATACGCCAATTTCCGTGTGATAGACAGATGGATATGATGGATTGCGGTCCGGCGTGCTTGAAGATGATTGCCAAATTCTATGGGAAATTTTATTCATTACAGCATCTACGAGACAAATGCGGAATTACGAAAGAAGGGGTATCCTTTTTGGATTTGAGCCATGCCGCAGAAAGTATTGGACTTCACACGCTTTCCATTAAATGCTCTGTAGAAGATATAATTCTAAAAGTACCCTTACCTGTTATTGTTCACTGGGACAACAGTCATTTCATTGTTGTATATAAAACAAATCCGAAATTAAGAAATGTGTATGTTTCCGATCCTGCAAAAGGCTATATCAAATATTCAGAAGAACAATTTTCTAGGAGATGGTGTAAAAAAGAGGATGGATTAGGTGCATTGATAGCGATTGAACCGCAAGCGGATTTTTACCAACGGCAGGCAAATGAAAAAATTGAACGGAAAAAAACTTTGGAAAATTTTCTTGGGTATTTCAGGCCCTATAAAAGAAGCTTTGTTAATCTTTTTATTGTGATGCTTCTGGTAACTTTATTGCAGGCTTTTTTGCCATTTATTTCCAAAGCTGTTATTGATGTAGGCATTACAACACATGATATTGGTTTTATTAATATTGTATTGATTGCCAATATTGCTATTTATGTCAGTATTTTATTATCCAATATGGTGCGGGACTGGATATTGCTTCACGTAACTTCTAGAGTAAATATTGCTTTAATTTCCGATTATTTGATAAAGCTTATGGTATTGCCTATTACTTTTTTTGAAAAAAAAATGATGGGCGATATATTACAGAGGGCAAATGATAATGAACGGATCCGTAGTTTTATTATGAATAACTCGCTAAATATGATTTTTTCAACGCTTACTTTTTTCATATTTGGCATCATTTTATTGTTTTATAATCTCACTATCTTTGGCATATTTTTAACTGGCAGCGTTTTATATGTATTATGGGTTATAAGTTTTTTACGTTTAAGAAAAAAGCTGGACTGGGAATATTTTGATTTGATTTCCCAAAACCAAAGTTATTGGGTTGAAACAATATCGGGCATTCAGGATATTAAAATTAATAATTACGAACGTCCTAAACGTTGGAAATGGGAAAACATTCAGGCCAGGTTATATAGGGTTAATCAGCGGGTTTTAAATGTTACCAATTTACAAAATTCCGGAGCGCAATTCATTAACAATATCCAAAATCTTATGATTACTTTCTTCTGCGCTAAGGCAGTCATAGCAGGAGAAATGACTTTTGGGGTAATGATCTCAACACAGTTTATTATTGGTATGTTGAACGCCCCTGTTGTGCAGTTCATCCAATTCATTATTTCTTTTCAATTCGCGAAAATAAGCTTCCAGCGATTAAATGAAATCCATCAATTGAAAGACGAACATGAAGACGTAGGAACCAATCCAATTGACCTTCCCGAAAACAAGAGCCTTATCGTCAATAATGTTTCGTTTCAATATTCCCTTAATGGAAATTTTGTATTAAGAAATATCTCTCTATTGATCCCTGAAAAGAAAGTGACCGCTATTGTAGGAGATAGTGGCAGTGGAAAATCCACACTACTAAAACTGATTCTAAGATTGTATAAGCCTTCTTTCGGCGACATTATGATTGGAAATATGAATGTCAACAATATCAGCTTGAAACAGTGGAGGGATAAATGCGGAGCAGTAATGCAAGATGGCAAAATATTCAATGATACAATTCTGAACAATGTTGTTTTAGATGATGAAAAAATTGACTACAACCGATTAAAGCGTGCATTAGACACAGCGAATATTGCTGCGGAAATAGAAAAACTTCCGTTAGGATATCAAACGATGATGGGAGAACAAGGAAGAGGGTTGAGCGGAGGTCAAAAACAAAGGGTATTGATTGCACGCGCTTTATATAAAAACCCAGATTATCTTTTTTTTGACGAAGCTACCAACTCTTTAGACTCATTGAATGAACAGAAAATCGTGGAAGCGCTCGATAATGTTTTTAAAGATAAAACAGTTATTGTAATCGCGCATCGTTTGAGTACAATACGTAAAGCGGATCAAATCATAGTGATGCAAAACGGAACTGTTGTTGAGATTGGTAATCATATTTCATTAATGCAGAGCAAAGGAAGATATTTTCAATTGGTGCAGTCCCAAACTGATTTAAGCACCAATGCAAATGTTAATTATCCTGAAGAGTTAAATTGATAATTATTATTTTATTAGTCTATGGAGCAAAATACAAATCAACAAGTATATCATAATCACGAACGAACGGAAGAAGTACAAGAAATCATCGATCGGATGCCTACCAAATTCGGGCGATTGATTACTTATATCGTAATTCTTATTTTTGTGTTGCTTATATTTTTTGGTTGGCTTATTCGTTACCCCGATGTCGTAGCCGGACAAATAACCGTCAATACGAATGTGTCTCCTTTAAAACTTGTAGCCATGAGTTCTGGGAAACTGAGACTCAAAATACATAAGTCCCAAACTTCCGTTAAGGAAGGGGACATCATTGCCTATATTGAAAATATTACTTCTCCCGATACTTTAGAAACCATCAGACACGCCATATCCGATTATAATCCGCTAGGCACTAATAATACATCTATTTTACAAAAACTTCCACAAAAAGCAGACCTCGGCGATGTAACAGACAAATATTATGCTTTCATTGAAAATGTACACCAGCTTAAAAACATTAAATACGATAAGTCATATGAAGACCAGATTGAAGGATTAAATTTCCTGTTACAAGAGCAACAAAAAAGCATACTTGTAAATAATGAGAGAATCGGAATTGCCAGAAACAATATGTCATATACGCATAAGTTTTTCTTCAGAGATTCTCTATTAT
The Arachidicoccus soli DNA segment above includes these coding regions:
- a CDS encoding DUF4134 family protein — its product is MIFMDIMPSGNINDMTNDFANQTFPYLKMLCYATASILGLVAALRVYNLWNINGRRHIHIDAQVIAWIGAAMFLIIATAFVDTVLL
- the glf gene encoding UDP-galactopyranose mutase — translated: MQLSIKNKEYNYLIVGAGLFGSVFAHEMYKRNKKCLVIDRRNHIGGNTYCHDWEGINVHAYGAHIFHTNNEKIWKYVNSFAPFNSFINSPLAMYKGRLYNLPFNMNTFQQLWGVTTPMAAKAEVEKQINEASIKYPHNLEEQALSLVGNDIYQYFIKEYTEKQWGKRANELPPEIIKRIPIRFTYDNNYFNDKYQGIPVGGYNRLTETLLKNIEVRLNTDYISHKSLYNETAEKIVYTGMLDELFDFKLGKMEYRSLKFEHKRIDVSNYQGNAVINYTEGHIPYTRIIEHKHFEFGDQKHTVITQEYPQPFINVKETEPFYPINDNKNNILYKKYRELADKKENLILGGRLADYCYYDMHQVIASALKAVQKESSQL
- a CDS encoding peptidase domain-containing ABC transporter, whose amino-acid sequence is MKIRQFPCDRQMDMMDCGPACLKMIAKFYGKFYSLQHLRDKCGITKEGVSFLDLSHAAESIGLHTLSIKCSVEDIILKVPLPVIVHWDNSHFIVVYKTNPKLRNVYVSDPAKGYIKYSEEQFSRRWCKKEDGLGALIAIEPQADFYQRQANEKIERKKTLENFLGYFRPYKRSFVNLFIVMLLVTLLQAFLPFISKAVIDVGITTHDIGFINIVLIANIAIYVSILLSNMVRDWILLHVTSRVNIALISDYLIKLMVLPITFFEKKMMGDILQRANDNERIRSFIMNNSLNMIFSTLTFFIFGIILLFYNLTIFGIFLTGSVLYVLWVISFLRLRKKLDWEYFDLISQNQSYWVETISGIQDIKINNYERPKRWKWENIQARLYRVNQRVLNVTNLQNSGAQFINNIQNLMITFFCAKAVIAGEMTFGVMISTQFIIGMLNAPVVQFIQFIISFQFAKISFQRLNEIHQLKDEHEDVGTNPIDLPENKSLIVNNVSFQYSLNGNFVLRNISLLIPEKKVTAIVGDSGSGKSTLLKLILRLYKPSFGDIMIGNMNVNNISLKQWRDKCGAVMQDGKIFNDTILNNVVLDDEKIDYNRLKRALDTANIAAEIEKLPLGYQTMMGEQGRGLSGGQKQRVLIARALYKNPDYLFFDEATNSLDSLNEQKIVEALDNVFKDKTVIVIAHRLSTIRKADQIIVMQNGTVVEIGNHISLMQSKGRYFQLVQSQTDLSTNANVNYPEELN
- a CDS encoding glycosyltransferase family A protein, yielding MNSLLNQAFKKWELIIVNDGSTDNTELYIQDVLANVENVRYIKNKKNIGLGCSINKALDSAKYDYISYLPSDDFYFENHLEELYKIFHTSSDAVLVFTGMRYDTNDSLKATNDTETFTVRKGYSLQLVQTAHKKTKDRWVERSEFISEDLFYTFWNKLTPLGNFYALKKITCYWTSHPFQRHKIMSEKYGGNLNFYRGFYHVKTPLKIRVSNYKFVNEEISFSKFINVKRKAKKNGLKILIVGELGYNPERICGIEEAGHTLYGLWLDRPTYSHTNIGPFPFGNIKHINPNNYKEQVKKISPDIIYALLNFAVVDLAYEIMKSFPNIPFVWHFKEGPKLCIDLGKWEKLLNLYSLSDGKIYINEESKSWFEQFMPTSILKTSKIMILDGDLPKIDYFTGGFSKKLSSCKGGVHTVVTGRMIGMPLSDLLILAKNNIHVHVYTESYHENWQGVMDKIKTTIPEHFHIHPHCNSSQWVSELSQYDIGWLHCFNSNNKGNIQLASWDDLNIPARLSTLAAAGLPVIQKNNSNHIVAMQNIVQKYNFGVLFDNANDLSAKLKNKRLLNELTNNIINNRMKFSFDYHVPALVDFFKQIIETKKNNEKRL
- a CDS encoding DUF4134 family protein; this encodes MILLDDNMGINISFSDLSRLILVIGACLAIIGAVVIYKKWSLGNHNIENDVLYWGGGILMLIIVQAFIRVMFIGYV